A genomic window from Candidatus Zymogenus saltonus includes:
- a CDS encoding aspartate kinase, producing MALIVQKYGGTSVGNEELIKKVAEKVKKRRDDGDDVVVVLSAMAGETDRLIDLAYAFNPNPNEREVDVLISTGEQVTVALLSIALNGMGCPARSFTGSQVKISTDNAYTKARIKEIDRTLIEEELKKGKVIVVTGFQGVDDDGNITTLGRGGSDTSAVALAAALEADLCEICTDVDGVYTTDPNICPKARKIDKISYDEMLEMASLGAKVLQTRSVEFAKKYKVPILVKSTFKEVPGTYVTMEDKDMEEVVVSGIAYNVDECKLTLRSVPDRPGIASKIFGAISEANIIVDMIIQNISAENNADITFTVPKNDLKKSKEILERLKKELNAKEIIADEDIAKVSIIGVGMRSHAGIASKMFQALASENINILMISTSEIKVSCAIERKYTELAVRVLHDVFGLAEGAKAIKEEL from the coding sequence GTGGCACTTATTGTTCAGAAGTACGGCGGCACATCGGTGGGGAACGAGGAGCTGATAAAAAAGGTCGCCGAAAAGGTCAAGAAGAGGAGGGACGACGGTGACGACGTGGTGGTTGTCCTGTCCGCCATGGCGGGGGAGACCGACAGGCTCATCGACCTCGCCTACGCGTTTAATCCCAACCCGAACGAGCGGGAGGTGGACGTCCTTATCTCCACAGGGGAGCAGGTAACGGTGGCGCTGTTGTCGATTGCCCTCAACGGCATGGGATGCCCCGCCCGGTCTTTTACCGGCTCCCAGGTAAAGATCTCCACCGACAACGCCTACACGAAGGCGAGGATCAAGGAGATCGACCGAACCCTCATCGAGGAGGAGCTTAAAAAGGGGAAGGTGATCGTCGTAACCGGATTTCAGGGTGTGGACGACGACGGGAACATCACAACGCTTGGAAGGGGCGGCTCCGACACCAGCGCCGTCGCTTTAGCTGCGGCCTTAGAAGCCGACCTCTGCGAGATCTGCACCGACGTCGACGGGGTCTACACGACCGATCCCAACATCTGCCCCAAGGCAAGGAAAATCGACAAGATCTCGTACGACGAGATGCTCGAGATGGCGAGCCTCGGGGCGAAGGTGCTCCAGACGAGGTCGGTCGAGTTTGCGAAAAAATACAAGGTCCCCATTCTGGTCAAATCGACATTCAAGGAGGTGCCGGGGACATACGTTACCATGGAGGATAAAGACATGGAAGAGGTTGTAGTATCGGGTATAGCGTACAACGTGGACGAGTGTAAGCTTACGCTTAGGAGTGTGCCGGACAGGCCCGGCATCGCCTCGAAGATATTCGGGGCCATATCGGAAGCGAACATAATCGTCGATATGATCATCCAGAACATAAGCGCGGAAAACAACGCCGACATTACGTTTACGGTGCCGAAAAACGACCTGAAGAAGTCGAAGGAGATACTGGAGCGGCTGAAGAAAGAGCTCAACGCCAAGGAGATTATCGCCGATGAGGACATCGCAAAGGTCTCGATCATCGGCGTGGGAATGAGGAGCCACGCCGGGATTGCCTCGAAGATGTTTCAGGCCCTGGCGTCCGAGAACATCAACATCCTGATGATCAGCACATCGGAGATCAAGGTCTCCTGCGCCATCGAGAGAAAATACACCGAGCTCGCCGTCAGGGTCCTCCACGACGTCTTCGGCCTGGCGGAAGGCGCCAAGGCGATAAAAGAGGAACTATAA
- a CDS encoding citramalate synthase, which yields MRLVKIYDTTLRDGAQAEDISFIAADKIRIAKKLDELGVHYIEGGWPGANPRDNKFFKGIKGTRFNIAKLVAFGSTRRAGKTAEKDSQIKALLDAETDAITIVGKSWDIHVTQALGVELKENLDMIYDTFAYLKDKTGELFFDAEHFFDGFKANPDYALETLKRAESAGASSLILCDTNGGVMPWDLKEIIERVVKEVSIPFGIHCHNDNGLALANTLTAVQAGAVQVQGTINGIGERCGNADICSIIPNLKLKMDIECISDQQMERLKEVSRFVDEMANRIPNKHYPYVGESAFAHKGGIHASAVSKNPLTYEHVNPALVGNRQRILVSDQSGLSNIKFKAKQFGVDLTDEEKGAKELVKNVKDLEEKGYQFEGADASFELLMNRTLGRYKPYFRLRGFRVIVERRQEDDVPFSEATIMIDVDGRVEHTAAVGNGPVNALDNAIRKALMKFYPELSEMRLVDFKVRVLTTEAATAGTVRVLIESGDNEDTWETVGVHENIIQASWTALVDSIEYKLYKDEKKRKALEED from the coding sequence ATGAGACTCGTTAAAATATATGACACGACACTCAGGGACGGTGCCCAGGCGGAGGATATCTCCTTTATCGCCGCCGACAAGATCAGGATTGCAAAGAAGCTCGACGAGCTGGGCGTCCACTACATCGAGGGGGGGTGGCCCGGGGCGAACCCTAGGGACAACAAATTCTTCAAGGGGATCAAGGGCACCCGCTTCAATATCGCAAAGCTGGTCGCCTTCGGGAGCACGCGCCGCGCCGGCAAGACGGCGGAAAAGGATTCTCAGATAAAGGCGCTTCTCGACGCCGAGACCGACGCCATCACCATCGTCGGAAAATCCTGGGACATCCACGTCACCCAGGCGCTGGGGGTGGAGCTTAAAGAAAACCTCGACATGATATACGACACCTTCGCATACCTGAAAGACAAGACCGGGGAGCTATTTTTCGACGCCGAGCACTTCTTCGACGGGTTCAAGGCGAACCCGGATTACGCCCTCGAAACGTTGAAAAGGGCGGAGAGCGCCGGCGCAAGCTCCCTAATTCTTTGCGACACCAACGGCGGCGTGATGCCGTGGGATTTAAAAGAGATCATCGAGCGGGTTGTAAAGGAGGTCTCTATCCCCTTCGGCATCCACTGTCACAACGATAACGGGCTTGCCCTGGCCAACACCTTGACGGCCGTTCAGGCGGGGGCCGTTCAGGTGCAGGGGACGATAAACGGGATCGGCGAGCGGTGCGGAAACGCCGACATCTGCTCGATAATCCCCAACCTCAAGCTCAAGATGGACATCGAATGCATCTCAGACCAACAGATGGAGAGGCTGAAAGAAGTGTCGAGGTTCGTCGACGAGATGGCGAACCGCATCCCGAACAAGCACTACCCGTACGTGGGCGAGAGCGCCTTTGCCCACAAGGGGGGCATCCACGCCAGCGCCGTCTCCAAGAACCCCCTCACCTACGAGCACGTAAACCCGGCGCTGGTCGGGAACAGGCAGCGCATCCTGGTGAGCGACCAGTCGGGACTCTCCAACATAAAGTTCAAGGCGAAGCAGTTCGGCGTAGACCTCACAGACGAGGAGAAGGGGGCGAAGGAGCTGGTCAAGAACGTCAAGGATCTCGAGGAGAAGGGCTACCAGTTCGAGGGGGCGGACGCCTCCTTCGAGCTCCTGATGAACAGGACCCTTGGGCGCTACAAGCCCTACTTCAGGCTCCGGGGCTTTCGGGTGATCGTGGAGCGGAGGCAGGAGGACGACGTACCCTTTTCCGAGGCGACCATCATGATCGACGTGGACGGGAGGGTGGAGCACACCGCGGCCGTGGGAAACGGCCCCGTAAACGCGCTGGACAACGCCATAAGAAAAGCCTTGATGAAGTTCTACCCGGAGCTTTCCGAGATGCGGCTCGTGGACTTCAAGGTGAGGGTTCTCACCACCGAGGCCGCCACCGCCGGAACGGTCCGCGTCTTGATCGAATCCGGCGACAACGAGGACACCTGGGAGACGGTGGGCGTCCACGAAAACATCATCCAGGCGAGCTGGACGGCGCTCGTGGACAGCATCGAGTATAAGCTCTACAAGGACGAGAAGAAGAGAAAGGCCCTCGAGGAAGATTAG
- a CDS encoding helix-hairpin-helix domain-containing protein, whose product MHDKDKEMKNNAGLLRYRRGILIVSSLLFTFLAVTHLSAELKGLNGPSKPVAGIAVSNPDGVIEILPPGTTLRDALTKWGIDVDNVDLNPKTLDERLPGGASVAVLHADGGDKIEVSPLPARKLFILGLPFNINEATAEDLALIPGIGEKSAGWIVEYRDSYGPFSCVGDLTRVKGIGRYKTKLIEGYVVFGGGD is encoded by the coding sequence ATGCACGATAAGGATAAGGAGATGAAGAACAACGCCGGTCTCCTTCGCTACCGGAGGGGGATTCTAATCGTCTCCTCGCTCCTTTTTACCTTTCTTGCCGTAACCCACCTCTCGGCCGAGCTGAAGGGCCTCAATGGGCCCTCAAAGCCTGTCGCAGGAATCGCCGTCTCGAACCCCGACGGCGTTATCGAGATACTACCGCCGGGCACAACATTAAGGGATGCCCTTACCAAATGGGGCATTGATGTTGACAACGTTGATTTGAATCCCAAGACCCTCGATGAGAGACTGCCGGGCGGCGCATCGGTGGCCGTCCTTCATGCCGACGGCGGAGACAAGATCGAGGTCTCACCCCTACCCGCCCGGAAGCTCTTCATCCTGGGCCTTCCCTTCAACATAAACGAGGCGACCGCAGAAGACCTCGCCCTCATCCCGGGCATCGGCGAAAAGAGCGCCGGCTGGATTGTCGAGTACAGGGATAGCTACGGCCCGTTTTCGTGCGTTGGTGACCTGACCAGGGTCAAGGGGATAGGGAGGTACAAGACAAAACTCATCGAAGGGTATGTGGTGTTTGGGGGCGGGGATTGA